DNA from Balaenoptera acutorostrata chromosome 14, mBalAcu1.1, whole genome shotgun sequence:
AGGGTAGAGAGAAAAGGCACAGGAAGAAACTCTATGTCAGCCCAGGCACCATGGATGGGGGCCTGTGGTACACTTACCTTATCAGCCTCATTGTTAAAACTGGTTTTGAAATTGGCTTCCTGGTTTTATTTTACAAGCTCTATGGTGGCTTTAGTGTTCCCTACTTTATGCAGTGTGATTTGAAGCCTTGTCCCAACACTGTGGACTGCTTCGTCTCCAAACCCACAGAGAAAACGATTTTCATCCTCTTCTTGGTCATTACCTCATGCCTGTGCATTGTGTTGAATTTCACTGAACTGAGTTTTTTGCTCCTCAAGTGTTTTATTAAGTGCTGTCTCCAAAAATACTCTAAAAAACTCAAGTCCTCAGTGTGTGAGTGCCACAACCTCAGATATGTTAAATATGGTGAGATGGGGGCCCCTCCCTTGCTCCAGAAGCACCATTTAGACTCAGCCATGAGCACAGCCCAGGGAGGGGAAACAAAGGTACTCTGTAGCACACAAGAGGCTTAAAGCAAACCCGCATCCCTCTGAAGTAGACATAGGCTCCCTTGGAAAACAAAGGGTGTCAGCCTTAATGTCACTTgggaggaattttttaaattttcaatatgTGCTCAGTTGTATAAACTAGACAGAGGTCTCATTGTTTGGTGGTAGGGTTCATCCACAAGAACCCTACATAAGTTGTGTTTGAATAGTTAATTGCAACTTAGTCTGAAGAAAGCCAACTAACAGCATTCTTCTAAGTGCTTAGATCTATcaactggaaaatataaaaagtgaCACTTCTTTCAAATGTGATGGCCTCCAAGCAACTATTGAGGCACTGGCAATCGTTCCAAGTGGCAGCCAACGCTCCACTCAGCCCTACTCAAACTTTGTAGAGAAAGACTATGATGAGGGTGGGGTAGCAGCTAACCAGGGGCACACAGAAGCACATTCAGTGAGAGGGTTCAGCCTGGGGAAAACTCCACAGAGCCCAGGATGCTTTGCAGTTTAGGTGTCCCTGGATATAAGTGGActaggggaaagggaagaaagccATCATTTACTGGTCTCCAACTTAAATACAAATGTTACTGGGAGATAATTCCACTTAAGCCTGAACTAGTAGACGTTTGCAAGGGTCATTCTAGAGTCACGAGGGAAGGCAGGTCCCACAGAGAGAAGCACATTGGTAGGGAGCAAGGGGAGGACCCAGAAAAAGAATATGCCTACCTGATAGTTACCGAACACTTATCTTTAACCACAGAACAATGAAATACTTTGTAAATTTCCATATGTTGGACCTTTTTACAATCAGGAATTCACAATGTACTATACAATATGTCATAGTTTGCCTACGATTTGCTAGTACATCTCCTTCTAGAATAGATAGTAAAATGTGTACTATGCTGTTACATTGgttcaaaaaatgtaaaaaaaaaaaaaagaaaaagatgtttatTATCACTTGATTTGAAAACTATGGCTTTCTTTtactttcctatttaaaaaaaaaatcacagatataTTCTCCTTGGATTGAATACTCTAACATATGTGCATTTCtccagaataaaaatgaaatggttTTGCGGTGTTACTTGACTGTCATTGATATCGTTACTTGGCTGCACTGGGCATGATTATTCTGTGAAATAAAACTTGTTCTGACAATTTTAGAATAGGATTTGCAACCCTGCCTGGTAAAGATAGCTCAGAAATCATTCTTCTCCTCTgggattttttaaacaaaaagtaagtgcataaaaatgtaattttaactaAAACAAATTATGTCATGTCTTCCACAGCCTGCCCTCTTTAACATAAAATGTCTCAGTACAGTTCATGCGTAACGAAGGTTATTTGTGTCATTATGTAGCCTCCAGACCATGCTGCCAACAGCGGTCATAATCTGTTTTAAAGACTGTCTGCACAGCAGAGAGGATGTGAACTCTGTGGTCCCCCTCCTCCAGTTTACACCACATGTCACTGCTGGACTCAGGTACTTGCATCCATTGTACTTCACCTTGTGACATGAAAACATGTTTGTGTTTTCACAAAAGCTAGCCTTCACAAATTCAGGTAACCAGGAAGGACTTCAaggaacatatatttttttctacagtAATAGGTGGTTAAAGAGGTTTAAGGTTTTGGAGGCCCTGATCATGGCATGGAATCTAGAACACAGGGTTTTAGTGCACAGAACTGGAATGGACATCAGGGAATTTTTCAGTTTGAGGATGAATTTGCTGCCGAAACGCCTTTGGGGACCTCAGCCTCTTCACCTCAGTTATGACAACAAGCTCTGCTCAAGCTAAAAGGATTGGATGCATATGTACATTCTTGCCTTTCCACTTTGCGTACAGAGGAGACTTAAAGGTAATGGAGGTAAAGGCCATGCATAAAGTTGTTTAGATAGGAAggggaataatttttttcttcttaaagctTAATTAATTTACAAACTGAGTTTCCTATATGAACATTCTGGAGGCTGTCCTGGTGTCAGTGAAGACCCAAAGCATTTGATTGAGAGAAATTGGCAGTTAAATTTTGccatctttattctttctcttatcaataaatatttattgagcaatgaTTAATAGAAGCAAGACACTGTGTTGTGCATCTTTAGATATAATTCCCACCTCCAGAAAATTACCACTTCCATTAAGGAGCATGGAGGTGAAGACGGGGTGGAGTATCTCACACCTGTATCCTGTATTTACATCACCTCACTTGACCCCCCTAAAGTGAGACCCACAAAGGCAGTTAGTCTTTTCAgggacacacagctagtaaaagCAGAGTTAACAATCACCATAGGTCTGCCTTAAACCACCTGCTcaccacatcaggcttcccagatCACTAAACAGATGTCTTTCTAATTTCACTCAAGCCATTCCTGACTTGCAattattttgtttcccttgcaCTCTTCCCCAGAATCTTTCTGGTTACAGACTTTGCCCCTGGCCACAGGGTTTCCTCTAATTGGAGCtggagggaattttttttttcaagtacttGGATAGAAGAATGCCTAGGCATGCAAGTGGCTATGGTTCCAGTCTTCCCAAGGAAACTAAGCCAACTTTCTTCAGACAGACAAACTGCAAAGACTAGAcgggaggggaaaaaaggcaaatacCTGAGGATGTTTGAATTCTTTGATCCTGCTATCCCTGACACTGGCTCCACCCCTACCCTTTCTGCAGTTTAGTTACATCGAAGATAAATTCCCCATTTTTGTTTAAACTGGTTTAAATTGGGTTTCTGGGTCTTGCAACTAAAAGAGTCCTAATAAAATCATGttcttcattaatttctttcctgTATAATAGAAAAAAGAGGTATGACTCTTCTCCTGTATTAGCCTTCCCTTCTTAGGCTTCAAGCATCCTAACTTTTACACGCGTGTACGTATAGAATGTTTGTGTCAATAGGAGGAACGACGGGAAAGGATGTCAACACTGGTTACAATAAGAGAAGGAGAGATGAACCTTTTCTTTATAAATCTTTTCATTGTTTCACatgtacttttgtttttatttttatttttaaatatctctacCTTTATTTCCCAAAGATGCCttaagcattttttattttttggctgcacggcatgcgggttcttccccggccagggatcgaacccgcaccccctgcagtggaagcgcggagtcttaaccactggactgccagggaagtgcttaaatttttaataaataaagtaaagCAACTGAAAACCCCAAAGTGCTCCATCTCTTTCTAGCTCACATCTCATCACGTGCATGTAACACTTGCCTTAAACACTGATGCCAGTGTATTCCTAGTTTACATTTTATGTTGTTTGTATATTTAGTATGACACAGCACAAATGAGAGGGCATTTCGCAGCTCTGTGAAAAACTGCTGAGGAAGGAAAGCAGTGGTGGGGCACGTGGAGGTAAAAAATGTCAGCGTTCAATTGAATTTTAATGACAAAAGCCCAAGGGAGGTGTTCTGGGAGAGACCTGCCAGCAGCTCTTTCTTTAATATAAAATTGGGTCTTTTCTCACAAAGCAAATCTTCTTTCAGCTGTAAAAGACATTGGTGATTGTGGCGAGTtctgagaattttccagagacCTATCTTGTTTTCACTGTGCCAGAGAGTTTAACAAACAGCCTTCCTATTCTGAGAAGATGaagatgatcttttaaaattctataactGTACCCATAAATTCTGTCTGAAAGCAACGGGAAATGAGTTCTGGATGTTACCCAAATAAGCCACCATTCCCGTCTACTTACAGGTGAAGTATCGGATCCTTCGCCAGCTATGGAgatttaattttctattaaaagaaaaaagaaaaaatgttgtcCAGACAAAAGtgatatatatagttttttaaatcttgttttagcttttttatcttgaacttatttttatcttaaaatttctctcagACATTAATGTCTCCTGTCAGAGTGGAGATGGGCAGAATGGCTGTGGTAGAGAACTGCGGCAGGCTCTGCTTGTCTGTGCAGAGCAACAGGAAGTTGAAGAAGTGGACTCCAGAGTCCTAGCCCTCAGGGAAAGGTCACTGTTAAAACTCTGCAGAAGACTGGGGCAGAGGAGACGAATATTAAGCAGTACAATTTCCACATTCTTGttataaaaatgtcattaatTAAATTGATGATCATCAATCCCCTGTTACTAAAAGTATGACTCCATAGGTTAGCCAAGTGCCTTCAATTAAAAAGCATTGATCTCAAAGGAGAGTAAGTACAGTAACTTGAGACCTTTCTGTAGAAGATTAGCAAACCTGATAAGCCAATCTTCTTAGAGAAGATTGCTCCTAATCACATTAATTTAATGATGATATTAAAACTACTGACTGTGACCAAGGTCGAGAATCTTGTCTTATTCATCTCTTCACATCCTTGTGTTGCCACAGCTTAGGTCCCTGATACTAAGCAGCACAGTGTTTCTGGGGGAAAAATCTTTGTGTTCCTCTTGACACTTCCATCTTTCATCTACCCAATATTTATTCCTCTCCACCTAAAAGAATTCTGATTTTGTTGGGGGTGGCAATGtgctcagctttaaaaaaaaaaaaaaaaaaaagcacatttccAAGTCTCCTTTGCATGTAGTTAGCAGTGTGTGACAACCTTCTTGTCAAAACAAGATTTTGTGACTGATGCTTTGGGGAGAGTTAAAAAGTGGGGCCGATCTACCTTGCATGCTTTTTGCTCCCCCCGTCTCTTCCTGACTGAGACATCATAGCtggagctgcagtgaacatcttcTACCATGAGGTGACTTTGAGGATGGAAGCAAGACGTTATGGAagaaggagcagaaagaaagcTACTGGGACATTGACACCATTATGGAATTGCTATTAGCTCTGCACCGCCTGTCTccatgcttttgtttttgttgttatgtGAAAGAGAACTTAACTCCCACCTGATGTAAGTCATTGATTTGTTAGTCTCTTTTACTTATAGACAAAAACAGTTCCTGACTACATTCATATTACTGATTAGGATGAAGACACAGAAGGCACGCTTCTATCTACTGAAGACAAAAGAAATGACCAGTATATTGAATGGCAGAAATGAGACATGTTTATAGATCTCAATAGAATTTTGTTCAGAACAAGTCAggtgaggaacttccctggtggtccagtgggtaagactccacactgccaatgcaggtgtcccaggtttgatccctggtcagggatctagatcccacatacatgccgaaactaagaagtccacatgctgcaacgaagagcccgctgccacaactaagacgcggtgcagccaaaataaataaataaataaagtaattaattaattaattaaaaatatatttaaaaaagaacaagtcaGGTGAAGTGCAACAAGTAATCATTCTGCATcaagattaaaattttaatatgagaCCAGGATTGATATCGGTTCATGAGGTAAAGTCCTTGGAGTTTTAGCTGTCCATCACCTTAACATGAACACAGTGTAATATGACGCTAATGAAAGAAAGTTCACTTAATTCTGTTGTACTAGAAGTTCGTGTTCAGACTATAGGGAATGACTTTCCCAATGCTTGGAAAACAAATAACTTATTTCATGTTCCAAGATTTGAGAACCAGGACCAATGGGTGAACATCAAAGAGATAAAGATTTTTACCTAATATAGAAATGTTCTATTAATTTGAACTGCATCACAATTAAATGATTGCCTGATAAAGCAGTGAGACTTTATATTGGATATATCACTATATAAACCTGATACCACAGAAAGATCTCTGATTAATAGAGAAttgccttaaaaaaacaaacttcatgTATTATACAATAACAAGACTCCTCATTACAACAAACAAGTTAGGCAGTTCCATAGAAATGGTTATAAGATTTACCTTCTTTAAAATCATGGCATTATAGTGACATGTAAGATAATCAATGTTTTGtatgttttcattcttcttttcttcagCTTGAGAAATTCTGATTTCATTTCAAAGTTTGGATCAAATATTTCTATCAGAGAGCAAGTTTTtgatataaaatggggataaataatACCTATCTTATAGGGTTGCTGAacgaattaaatgagatgatccaCGCAAAGCACTGGCACAtagaggttatttttttaaatgttagataTTAATACATGGCTGTATTATATCACTTCTCCCTATATTATttgcttggttttttttaatcccccTCTAAATATGAGCATATTGAATGCAGGCAAGAGCCAAGGCCTTCATCATCATACCTTAAGGGCTTAATCCACACTAGTTGCTGGCAGCAATTAATGTATTCATGAAATTTACAGCATAACTATGTTGTATAAACTAAAAAATCATAGTATTCTGGAATTGGAAGAAACCttaaaaatacttacaaatgAGAAGACTACAACTCAGAATGATAAAGTGACTTGCCTAACGTTAGAGGAAATGACAGCAAGAATTCGGTTTTTTAAAACTCCAAATCTAGCCTTCCAGAAGCTTCCTGTACAAATAGCTTCAAAGATCTCTGGAATATTCGTATTCCATGTAATGACCAACAGTGTTGCacccagtttttgtttgtttgtttgttttactttattaggCAACTAATTCTGATTTTGCTGATTCTGATTTTGTTGGGAGTGGCAACGTGCCCAGCTTAAAAGGCACATTTCCAAGTCTCCTTTGCATGTAGAGGTGGCACTGACTACCTTCTTAtcaaaacaagatttttttgacTGGTGCTTTGGGAAAAGTTAAAAATGTGTATAATCCATGCAAGGTGACTCTAGTCTGTTTCCGTTGTAAACGGTGGCCTATTTATCCTAAAATGAATCAACAGCTAATATATCATAGTcatctcccaatttttaaaactgttccaATATCTATTCAAACTATCATAAGTAGTCAAAAATATAAATGACCACCACATATTAGCCCATGCCCTttataaagataatttaaaaaacaatgaaaacgtAATTCCTGGTTCAGTTTCTGGACCTTAGCTACACACACACTTTCCAGTCTTAGCTTGCCACCTCGTGGCCACTTACTCCTGTGCAACTCAGCGTTTGACCAGCACATACAGCAAAGCCTCTGGAACGGAGGAgtttacacacacatacccactttaaacttattttatatgCAGGTAAATGAGCTGCACCTCAAATTTCACTTCCAGACCAACTTCATTCCAGCAAAGGCTTACAAACCTTAAGTCAGAGAGACAGATGCTGGCAGCTGCAAGTGAAGTGAATTAAAAAACATGCACTCAGAGACAAGTGCACAAAAACCatctaaatatttatggaataggACACGCATACACGATGGCTGAAAAGGAGTGTATGTAACTTTTCCTGTGAAGCCAATATGAACATCACCTCTAATAGAGATGGGAAAGCAAGGTAATAACAGGATTTAAATATAGATTTTACCAAATCCAAATGGTGGCAGGGTCTCTCTTCCCACTCTGACAGGGTTATAAAATCTACTACAATGTCTGCTTTCTCTGCTGTAGGTATacgtacatatgtgtgtgtacatgtacatatatactattATAACTACTATATAAATTTCCCTGCAAGCAGTATTCTAGGATTGGTAACCTCAGTAAGAACACATGGGTCTCCTGGAATAGATGAGTCAGGTGGTGACAGCCAGCTACCTCCTATGGTTGTGATTAAATGAGTGGACATATCAGGAGCAGTGTCTGACACGATTATTAAATATTACCCATTGTCCTACTAGATAGAGCCAGACTTCAGTCTTGGGTTCCCAAGCCTCCCTTCCAGGATCTTTGAGCTCAGCGCTCAAACTGCTGGTCCACTGAGCGCCTGATTCAATGTATCAGACTTGAAAGCTCTGCTGGAGCATGTCTGCCCTTTGCTTCCCTGTTGTACTTCTGAAAAAAGCTGCCTACACGTTATAGTTTGGttagtgaaaagaaaacaaaacatagccAGGCTGTAGGAATGCTGGCTTCCAGCCTATAGTTTTAAAATCGAAATGTAGATTTTCTCTCATTGTCAGGGTTGTAAgcttagagacagagagagagacagagagagagagagagagagagagagaaagagagagagagggtgcgGGTGAGCACAGGAGCACAATAATACAAGTTAAAAGCTCAATGATTACACACAAGCAATCACTATTTTGTGTTGGAAAGTGCACACCATTATCACACAGAACATTCTGGACGTTTCTGGTTGCTTCACTTCCAGCAGAGGTGCTGTTGCCTTTCATAGTTCTGGCTCATCTACTTCGGCTGGGGAACTGGTGTGGGATCAAAGTTTTGTTGGAAGAAACTAGAGTTGCTTCAGTTTCTCGTTTTATATTGGTAACATGTAGactacatttttttaagaaaaactatttttaaagtgtaaGACACCAACATATGCCATGACATGTGACAACTTATAATTTTGCCTTATTACTAAAATAAGTATATGGCACTGCTTCCCATATTTCCAATGAGAACTTTCCCTGTATAACCCTGCCACTCTCCACCTTCATCCTCCTGCTTTGAAATGGAAACACCTTCAACCAGCAGGACAGAGAGAAAGCGTTCTGAACCAGGGGTCAAGAGACCTGTTTTGTAGGTTTACTGTCACAAGTCATTTAATTTCCCTATATGTCACTGTCTTAATAAAACAGGTTTGCTAATTTTCCTATTCTTCTCATGGAGCAGGGGTTGAGAATTACACTTTAAACTGTATAAATCAGGTTAGAACACCACCCAACTGCCATCATGGATTAGAAAATTTCCTTGGAGGA
Protein-coding regions in this window:
- the GJB7 gene encoding gap junction beta-7 protein; the encoded protein is MSWMFLRDLLSGVNKYSTGIGWIWLAVMFIFRLLVYMVAAEHVWKDEQKEFECNVRQPGCENVCFDYFFPISQVRLWALQLIMVSTPSLLVVLHVAYREGREKRHRKKLYVSPGTMDGGLWYTYLISLIVKTGFEIGFLVLFYKLYGGFSVPYFMQCDLKPCPNTVDCFVSKPTEKTIFILFLVITSCLCIVLNFTELSFLLLKCFIKCCLQKYSKKLKSSVCECHNLRYVKYGEMGAPPLLQKHHLDSAMSTAQGGETKVLCSTQEA